The following are encoded together in the Aminivibrio pyruvatiphilus genome:
- a CDS encoding heavy-metal-associated domain-containing protein has product MTNRTFQLETVSCPSCIAKIEGMLKKTGGISSSEVLFNSSRVKVSFDDSAVTAEEIRAKIESLGYRVLSEK; this is encoded by the coding sequence ATGACAAACAGAACGTTTCAGCTGGAAACCGTTTCCTGTCCGAGCTGCATAGCGAAAATCGAGGGTATGCTGAAAAAAACCGGAGGCATCAGCAGTTCAGAGGTGCTGTTCAATTCATCAAGAGTAAAGGTGAGCTTTGACGACAGCGCTGTCACCGCAGAAGAGATCAGGGCGAAAATTGAAAGCCTGGGCTACCGGGTCCTGAGCGAAAAGTAG